In Malus sylvestris chromosome 16, drMalSylv7.2, whole genome shotgun sequence, the following are encoded in one genomic region:
- the LOC126608601 gene encoding homeobox-leucine zipper protein HAT5-like: MTSGKLYGSSADMKVIFQNEKRPRSSDVLESLWIPTPSSSFHGSNSMVNFENVSEGDSLDRPFFQPKQENEDEDYYGGYLHQPGKKRRLTANQVQFLEKKFELENKLEPERKVQLANELGLQPRQVAIWFQNRRARYKNKRLEKDYDSLKASYDKLKVDVDNLLKENGSLKNEVDSLKDVLLSREKGKPDGGNSDSHNAIDSSDLVPRSAIPNEDSETVTKGAMVVCKQEDASSAKSDVFDSDSPHCTENHSPLLEPADSSHVFEPADQSDFSQDEDDDLGKTLLPPPQPYLLKLEDCCYDNLPPPNSSNFGYIPLEDQQPFCFWPY; encoded by the exons ATGACGAGTGGGAAACTCTACGGTTCTTCTGCGGACATGAAAGTAATTTTCCAAAACGAAAAGCGACCTCGCTCTTCTGACGTTCTCGAGTCTCTCTGGATTCCCactccttcctcttcttttcaTG GTTCAAATTCAATGGTTAATTTTGAAAATGTAAGTGAAGGGGACTCCTTGGATAGGCCTTTCTTCCAACCCAAACAAGAAAACGAGGATGAGGATTATTACGGTGGCTACCTTCATCAACCCGGAAAGAAAAGGCGGCTCACGGCGAATCAAGTTCAGTTTCTGGAGAAGAAATTCGAGTTAGAAAACAAGCTTGAACCTGAGAGGAAGGTGCAACTTGCTAACGAACTTGGCTTGCAGCCTCGCCAGGTAGCAATTTGGTTTCAAAACCGCCGGGCGCGGTATAAAAACAAGCGGTTGGAAAAGGATTATGATTCATTGAAAGCCAGCTATGATAAGCTCAAGGTTGATGTTGATAATCTCCTCAAGGAGAATGGAAGTTTGAAGAATGAG GTTGATTCCCTCAAGGACGTTTTGCTTtcgagagagaaaggaaagccTGACGGCGGAAATTCGGATTCACACAATGCAATCGATTCATCGGATTTGGTGCCCCGGAGTGCAATTCCGAATGAAGATTCTGAAACTGTGACCAAGGGGGCAATGGTGGTGTGCAAGCAAGAGGATGCAAGTTCTGCGAAAAGCGATGTTTTCGACTCGGATAGCCCGCATTGCACTGAAAACCATTCACCGTTGTTAGAGCCGGCGGATTCCTCTCATGTGTTTGAACCAGCTGATCAGTCCGATTTCTCGcaggatgaagatgatgatctCGGAAAGACCCTCTTGCCCCCACCACAGCCGTACTTGTTAAAGCTTGAAGATTGCTGCTATGATAATTTACCCCCTCCAAATTCTAGTAATTTCGGGTACATCCCTTTGGAAGATCAGCAGCCCTTTTGTTTCTGGCCTTATTGA